In Lolium rigidum isolate FL_2022 chromosome 3, APGP_CSIRO_Lrig_0.1, whole genome shotgun sequence, the genomic window AACCTTCCCGACACAATCTCGATGATGATTCAGACTAAGGTGTCTCTTGACAGGATAGCTTCTTTCCTCTGTCTCGAGGAGTTGCCAACTGATGCTGTGCAGAGGTTGCCAAGTGGTAACTCGGATATCGCAATTGAGGTCAGCAATGGGTCCTTTTCCTGGGACGCCTCAGCTGAAGTGCCAACGCTGAAGGATCTGAACTTTCAAGCTCGGCAAGGCATGCGGGTCGCCGTCTGTGGGACCGTCGGCTCTGGAAAATCAAGCTTGCTCTCTTGCATTCTTGGTGAGATGCCAAAGCTATCAGGAGAGGTCAAGACTTGCGGAACAATGGCATATGTCAGCCAGTCAGCATGGATACAGAGCGGCAAAATTCAGGACAACATACTGTTCGGCAAGGAGATGGACACTGAGAAGTATGATACGATCCTTGAGTCATGTTCCCTAAAAAAAGACTTGGAGATATTACCATTTGGTGACAAAACGGTCATTGGAGAGCGAGGCATCAATCTTAGTGGCGGGCAGAAGCAAAGGATTCAGATAGCCCGAGCTTTGTATCAGGATGCCGACATCTATTTATTCGATGATCCATTCAGTGCAGTCGATGCCCACACAGGCTCCCACCTCTTCAAGGTATAATATGATCTTTTATTTGTTCAGTAAGATGGTTGAAAACACATTTCTTAAGGCTTGTACCATTTGCAGGAATGCTTGCTTGGGGTTTTGGGATCAAAAACAGTTGTTTATGTTACGCACCAGATTGAATTCCTACCTGCGGCTGATCTTATTCTGGTGAGAATTTCATTGGCAAAAGTTTCATGTAAACTTATTGTCATAAATTTCTTGGTTCTTCTTATAATAAGATAAATTAATGTAGGTAATGAATGGTGGGAGAATAGCCCAAGCAGGCAAATACAACGAAATCCTTGGATCAGGGGAAGAGTTCCTCTTTTTTTGCGCTTTGAGTACTTCTCCAATCATCAGTTCTGAAACAATAAACTCCATTTTTCCTAAATATGAGACGTTTTAGGAGTTCAAATATTTATGAACGGAGTGTACTAATTAAGAATTGTTGAGTTCAAATTATGTCTGAATCTAGGATCAATGGCTCTGTGCCCATGTAACTTGTGTGATAAATTGCTTGCTTGTGTTATCTCTTTTGACTTTCTTCGTCTCCTTTTGAGAGAAATATTTAAATTCTTTCTACATAATTACTATAAACAGTGCTAAaatcctattcgcaaaaaaagccTGGAAAGGACCCTTCGACTGAGGTTTTGTTGTACATTCAATTATAGAGCATGCTCGTGTGGTGGGAGAGTTTTCATAATGCTTaatataatttatttttttgTATTATATTTATGTTACTTTCTAAGTTACAATAGTTGTTTCATGCTCCGCTCATCTATCAATGGGTTCTGAAATAAGATGTATTTTAATTCTTCCAAAACTTGAGAAATAAAAATATCACTACTGTTTCTGATCAACTTTCTGGGTAATGGTAAGATGGATGGTTTCAAGGAAAATATGAAAGAACGGATGTGCTGCCAATTTCTCGAAATTTTAGTCTGGGACAATGAAAAATGTATGCATGTTGAGAGGCAGAATCAAAAGACGAACCAAAAAATTGGGAGCTCCTTTTTTGTTTATTCTAGCAACTGGattataaaattatatatatttATGTATTTGTAGTGATGTTTAGCAGGAAATTGTTATTGTTGTTTTACTAAAGCTTCATGCTCTTACTCTTAGTCGGCATGGCATGAGTTTCTCTGTTTTTACACTTTCGGTACTTCTCCAATCATCAGGTCTAAAACCATAAACTCCATTTAGGATTTTATAATAGTTTACTAATGATTTCATGGATTGGTTGCGCGACGTTCCGCAGGTCGCATCCGGCCTACCACCAAGGCATCCTCACATCGAGATGCTGTCCGGGGATGTGCCCACGAGGCTGGGTCTTTGTGTCCTACCTCAACCTCGGGAGTGACGCGACTTGACCTGGACATTGTCAAACCGAGCTCTGATGGTACCAACAACGACTAGAAGAATCCGGTGACGAGATGAGCATGCTTCTCCTGAtgtgtatgcacatgtgccttcgcTGCTGCATATATGTGCTTGCAAGAAAGGGCAACTAATATGTTTCTATTTGTTAGAAAGCTCTGAATAAGATTATTGTTTCGTCCTCTTATAGGATTTGCTCTCCTTCCTCTTTGATGCTTTCATGATTAATAAGGTCTCTTCATGATTATGTTTACATACGATGGATGCGTCAATGAAAATTTTCAGCTGAAACTCCTTGTCCTCAAAGGTTACTGCTCTTTTTCATAGGGTTACTGATCTCTTGCAGTTATATATGCATGCCGTGTGTGTTTCTCCAAAAATTAGGATTTTCACTAACCATGCTATTGTAGTTCATTCACAGGACATTGATTCTTTCAAGATATAATTGCTTGGAACTGGGAACTTTGTAGATCGTTTTTTTCCTTCAAAATGGAGGGGGTACCCCTGACCTCTGCATCCACTTTGTAGATCGGGTACAATCCTAGCCTCAAATCAGCTCTTGATTAATTCATTTTCAAAGAAGCACACTTGCTCAATTATAAGTCTTGTTGTTCCAGTTATTGCTCCTGTTACTTTTGTCGTGTTGACTATGGTGGAAAAGGTGCAAACCTTCTTTCTATCACTTATGAATCATCGTGTTGCGTTACCAAGTCTACATATGTATAGCCTATATTTGTCAGTTGTTTGTTAAGCACTCCTCGTAGGATTCAGATGTAGCTAATTAGTTTCTACGTTATATGTCTTTGATGTAGCACTCCTTGGTGATTCAGATATCGAGTTTGTTTGTTGTTTGTTTTGTATCTTGATGTGCTTTGAGCTGTGAGCATCCTTGAATCACCAAGGCATCTATAATAAAAATTTGAAAGACATGAACTGCCTCAATTAAAATGCTCTATTGAACAGAAAAAAAGCAATCTTCTATTTTTTACTTTTTAGCTTCAGTGCTTTTTATTTTGTCATCATTAGCAGAATTACATTACATTGTATTCTCTTGCATtgtgcaaaccatatatttattcTGAATTAAGGCAATTCAGTTTGCTATATGCTGGTTTTTGGGACTTCATCACACTGACTAATATCTCAAAGTAGTTAGGAAAAAACCAATGTGCCTTTTCTATAATTGAGCATAGTCATAATCAAAGATCATAATAACACCATCGTACTGTGCTACTGTAAATAGCCTAATATGTTTTAGTTGCTTGTTTTATCTTAGTAGCCAGGGAAATCATATGGGTTTCTTATTCTGATGACAGTACAGTAGTTTAACTGAGCATATGTCTGAAACCTGAATAGTCTTTGTTATACTCCAGTTGAACAGTCCAACCTGATTTTTCTTTGTTATTCTACAGTACAGTAGATGGAAAAAAGTTGGACTGTTCTACTGGTACTACTTGAGTACATTAGTTGCTTGTTTATGTTAGTAAAAACTTTAACCAGGCTAAACATATGGGTTTCTGGTATTGATGAAACTACATTTGTTTATGTGCCAAGTGCACTTTGACTTGAAAAGTGAAAGTTTACTTGTCAATTTAAGGGATCATCAATACCCAATATGCAAGGTAAGAAGCACAATTCTTATAATTTTGTCCTATTGTTGGTGTTGCGCCGTGTTGCTAGGCTATTGCTTCTTCCATCTGTGTGATATTTTTGATGTTTCGGAATCCATACTATATTGACTTACCAAATTGGACACCCGATAGTGATATTTTTTTAGCATCCTATCCCCCATACTTGCAGTCTGCTCCTTACTTCAAACACATAGTGCTTTTTGCGATAATCATATTTATGTTTGCTTCGCCTGATACATAATTTTTGATAGAACTGAACATTCATGTAGTCCAGAATGTACTCCTGCTTACGCAATTGATGAGTTCATCTTGAAAATACACATATGATTTAGATTTAGCTTACGGACACCTTTGTTGACAGTGGAATGAACATATGTACATTAGAACTCCTCACGGAGGAAGAACTATATGCAAATTCAAATTGTGGTGTTATTATTGGATAGTAAAAATTAGACATGATGTGAGCCATCATAAAAAGTATATGCGCAGAAGTCTGATGTGAACTGTACTTCTCTTTGCAGGTGGCATTGTGAGCTCGCTCTCTCGACCACGCGTGGGTCTACTGGGATGCGAACCGAAATTCTTTTCCAGTGGCATGCGTTTTGGGGAAAAGAGAAATATGGGTGACCATAGTTTAAAAAGCGTCGCTTAGTCGCCGCCTAGGCGTCAGGGCGCTCCCCCTCCGCTTTCTAAAAACAGCCGCTTTAGGCGCCTAGGCGTCCAAAGTGCCCGCCTAGGCGTCGCCTAGGCGCCAAAGCGCCCTCCCTCCTTAAGGCGCCAAGGCGTCGCCTTAAAAACCATGTGGGTGACCATTAAGCTGCACAACTTGTGACAAGAGAAATATGCAAACCGAATTTATTTTCCAGTGGCATGCATTTTGGGGAGAAGGTAGAATTGAGGTAGAAGATGGTCCTGCGATATCTGAACAATCTACGACACTCCTCGACCCCCTGGATGGACAAAGAGGTTAATTCAGATTTGGTATGATGTTCTGTGTTGTTTTGCAAATTAGTTGATTTATTAGTTAGTTCAGGTATGTGATGATCTGTGAGGAGCAGAACTCTTATGCAGCTTTGTTGTTAAACCCAGATGCTAATCCAAGCACCGTAATGTTGAAAGAAATCGTATGCTAATCTAACAAAATTGATTTGGTTACCTACCAGACCAATAATATAACATGATTCATTTCTGATCCCTGGATGTGATGCTTGTACTTTATACCCTTCGTTATTAAATGAGTTGTCACCATCTTTTTAGGTTGTGCATGTCTCAGAGCCTCCTGTTTATGTGGAAGCAAGTTATTATGGCAGATGAAGTGATTTTCAAGAATGACCTAGCTATATAGATTGCCAAAGTAGACATCGAGAAGGTGTATGTCAGTACAAAACATTCACAATGTTTTTCAAACAGAAGCGAGGAGGAGGTGCCGAGCAATGAGAGGAAACGCCCGGAGGATCTATGGGTAGTTCGATACAGCGATGACGAAGATTTTGTTATTAATTATACTGTTATGGCATTGCTACTCCATATATAAAATTCTAATCAAATCACAATACTATTCAAAGTAGAATTCCCAGTTATATATTGCTCCTCATAAAATTATTAATCTACGGACTCATATTATATTATATACTGTGAAGTTCTTCGTGATTTCTGCGAATGGCTTTTCCTGCATTATACTAAGCATTCAAAACCATTTGAGGTTAGTGATGATTTGGAGTTGGAGAAAACACTAGACGCAAAAGCAGTATGTAGTGGTGTTGTTTGGGTAGGGGTTACTGGAACCAATGGGGAGAGACGAAGAGAGGCAAGGGAGCTAGAGAAAGAGCCACAAAAGAATGATCTTTGATCGTAATCATGTTTCACTTAATTTTTCTTTGGCTTGCATGTGTTGAAGAGGTTTGAGGAAGCTACCTAAAAAAATTAACATCGGCAACACTGCCTGCCGACCGAGTTTTTTACCCCTGCCATTATTGAAGATTCCCcttttatatgtttgatacagaaGGTTACGATCTAGGGTTGTCTCCGGATATTTATGAATATCAAGTGTAGTTTGAACTAACCATAAAAAAGAAATATTCCTTTAGTTATACCTATGTTTGCAACACACACATTTTGTGAGACCATAATACATCCAAAAGAAGTGGTTGTCGAGTTAAAAGTTATGACTCCCCAGAACACACAGGGACCACAGAACTTCGAACATGTAAAGGCACAACAAGAGGCACAACAACGTGGTCTTGTTATTGCTTCGATGTTATCGTGTTGTATATTATGGTATCCCTGATTTGTTTCAAATTTTCATAGTGAGTTATAAATTACATATGtatatttaaaaataaaatttgaggacccgtggcaacgcacgggcatttgtactagtagtaTATATTAAGGCTTAGTTTGGCAACAAAGTTTCTCTAAAACTGAAGTACTGTAATTACAACAATAGTCAAACATGTCACAGTATTTCTAAATACtccaaaatacttcaatatgccaATACTTTGGTTTACTATGCCACCCTGCTTAAAAACTGCAGTTTTAGAATACTTTGGTTTTTAGAATACTTTGCTACCAAACTAAGCCTAAAGTATTTATGTGAATGGACAAAAATACTGCAGTTTCATGATACCGTAGTATTTTTCATTTTTGGCAAAAACTACAAGGTGTTTGGCAGGTGTTGTTTTACTGTCCCTTTGATTCACGTTTGACCATCACACGTCTACACATGGTTATTGCGTCAGTTGCTGAAGCATTCGAACCTTAGTCCTAGCTAGCTACCTGGAACAAGTAATGAATGTTGGAACCTGTGAAATTATATACTTCGGCaagaaaaatcaaaatagtgCTTCAAGCAAAAGACTTGAAATACGTGTGTACTTGTAGTACAAAATATTGTGAGGTATAGTAAAGGGCATCAGAGGTACCAGATTCCATGCAAGCATGCATAAACTAAGGAACGATTGCATCAGCGGGAACGTTTTCATTGTTCTCCATTTCAGAAAAAAGTGGTCCGACCCGGTTTATTtaggctcagttcttttggcagcttctccgagaagctgccctccccccagcttcctggGGAAGCCGCCCCCAAAATTTAGGAAGACTTCCGAAATGATCTCGCCTAGACAAATCCGGAAGCCTCCCTAAATTTTGGGGGCGGCTTCCCCAGGAAGCTGGGGGAAGGGCAGTttctcggagaagccgccaaaagaactgagccttAATACTTCAAAAATACTACAGTTTGAAGGATGCTAAAGTATCAATACTGCAATTTTTAGTCATAGCCAAACACATCAAAGTATTTGAAACTGTAGTATTTTTGAAAACTGTGGTATTGCTCAAATACTTTAAAAAAAACTTTGCTACCAAACGCAGCCTAAGACATGTACACATTATTTgtggtacaatgcattatctttGATTTCTAGTAATAAATGAGAATCAATAAAATTTTAGAGGAAAATTAGGATGCTAAACGAAGATAAATGGTACAATAGAGAAAATAGCTTTCTCTTTTTTCATCAGAGACCATCCCTTTTAAACGGAAGGTTCGAAATAAGCCCGACTTTAAAAtaacgaagccatcaaccggctagaAGTTACAACAAGAGATACAACACGCGCGCGCGCCGCAAAGTGCACACCGAAACAACAATGGAAGACAACACGCAAAAAATACTCCACAAAGCGCCATGTTGAGGGAGACTTTTCTTCTGTTGCACCGGAGTGAGCACGTCCTTGTCCACGCCAACAAACCTCCTACGCACCAAAACAGCAGCCAGGGGGCCTCGACGACGGGCCAGCAGCCTAGCAGAACTTGAGAATCCAAAGGAGGGaggcactacaagaaatatgttgaCTAATGACCCCAGGTATTGGTCGTAGAAAAGGTCTTAGTAGTCCTTTCATGACCTTTTTTTGACCAAAAACAGTAGGTCACATACCGAGGGTCAGTAATGACAACTCACGACCTTTTTATTGAATTGGTCATGGACTTCTACGACTAAAACAGAAGGTCATGAATCTACGACCAAACATTTTGGTCACGGGCTATCTACCCTGTCCACATCAGCAAGCCTacgtggcagatttttttgaccaAATAAATTGGTCGTGGATCTGATTCAGCCCGGTCCAATTCAGCCTTCTAAATGGGCTGAGCCCAACCAGTCGACCTACTGAGTTTTTTTCCGGGTCCCTTTTGAATTGTCTGAGCCTAAAAAAATTCATTTTTTCTGGGCCATAACCTTTTTGCAGTCTATTTCCATTTAGGTCGTGGCCTTCTTATAGCCTAACTGCTTTTCTGGACCTGGGCCCCAAACAGCATTATGTCTAAAACAATATTCACGTTTAATATTaatagaaaaaagaagaaaatagaTTGTAATTCATCAAATAACAGTTAAATAAAACTGTTACAGAGTTTCAATCGAAAACAGATAGAACAACACTTCTTTGAACAACCATAGTTTACATCACATATAGATAACCCAGTTATTACTACACATCTAGATATACAAAAAATATTTATGCGCTTATTTGATCTTCAGCCTGGAAGTCTTGTAAAATAGAGGATATACTGGCCGTAGTTCAAGTCTGGAGCTCTTGTGAGTAAAAGATACTAGGCATCCCTCACCGATTGTGAGGGATCCATGTCCTTTCCCTGGAGAGCATTGTCATCGGAGAATAATATCAGCCAAATACTTAACATTTCAATTCAGCATAACCAAGATTTTAGAGCTTCAGGTTGCAGAATTTAGAAAGAGATATACCGAGCTGAAAGATGAATATACATACAAAGTGAATTTGCATAACAAATTACTACCGTGTTCCCAACTTCCCATATTTAAGATGACGCCTAAATAGAAATTGTACACTTAAATTCCTAGTATGTAATGTTCAACCACGAGTACGGGGCAGATATAATTCAAATGAAATTTACATGAAGGATATGTTCCCTTTCTACAATACAGATATACATCCAGGAGGGACAGATTCTGAATTAAACCAAACTAGAAAAAACACTAACACATTTGTAGAATGTATAAGAGTAGTTTGTTTTGTTAAACACACGCTGGTGCTTGGCAAATCACATAGGAAACAGTGCCAGTGTTTTACTTGGTAGTTGTGATAGGCTTCCATAGTAGCCATCTAGCTTTTTCCTTTTGAGCAGAAGCCATCTAGCTACTAGTGTCAGAATGTTCAACGAGTCAATTCTTCTCACCTCGCAGGTTTGTATGGCATCTCACCCTACTCTGCAGAGATGTGATGGGTCCCCTCCAATGTAGTGCAGAGCAGCGGAGTGCACCATAACTCTGTGGGGGTTCACTGGAGAAATAAAGCACTGCTGATTTAAAACTATAGATTATAGACACTAACCATAAAGCCTAATAATGTAATTGTCTTAAATTCTTTGTCAAACTAGGAGGTTTGCTTCTAAATAGAATTGGTCCTCGTTAAATTAAACTCTAAAGCAGAGACATAGAATTGAACGCATATATTTGAGTTTTGCCTCCTCTGAGAGTAAGAGATATTGATACCTCCGTATGTCTCTCATGGAACTGCTACACTAAGAAGTGTGAACATCAAAGTGCTTGCATTACTAAAGTCAGAACTAGCTtattttgtttgatttattttcttGGAAAATCAGAACAAACAGATTAGCATGCAACTCTTTCATTGCTAAACACACCAGTTATGGAATCTGAATTGCTATGTGATATAGAATGCATCACCAGAGGTAAACCATCTAGGAGTCTCAGTATCCAACTTGTTGAAGCCAACCTCTAGATTACTATCTAGGTGCTATCCAAAAGGGCAACACAACTACAGTGACGTCTAGAACATATATCATTCACCATGTAAACCAATATTGAATCAACTCATGTTTGTGAACATGTGATATGGGCTTCTACCACAAAATCAAATTGAGATAAAATAGAAATTGCGGTATGACGTAGAACGCATAATACAGTATGGCCATGGTTGCCTGACATGGAGCCGTACACCTCAGTGTACTCGCACGCCACTATTCCTCCCTGTTCGCGCAACCAAAGCTGCTTGTAGCTCCCTTCGTCGTCTAAGTCCTCAAACCACTTCCCCTGACGCAAAGGCACCTAATCAGATCAAACAACGCAGTGACTCTGGAAGAACAAAATAATTCAAACAAATTTGAGAGAAACTGCGAGGAATCTGCTCACCTCTTGCATGGAACATCGGGAGAGGTCGAGCAGGAGGCTTTGGAAAAAGTTGGCACAACAGCTGGGAGTATAAAGGGAAGGCATGGCTGCAACATCAGAAAAAGTTTACTAAGAAATCAACATCACCCTCAGAAGTAAAACTTGAAGTAATTACAAGGAGAACCAGAAAATAATGCTATTGGAACTAAGCGTAATTTTTAGATCGTCAAATTGAATGGCAGAACATCTCAAGCTACAGGTTGCAGATTACAAAAAAGGTACTACTTGACAGATGAAAATATCAAAGCTTATTTTAGGATGTTTGTGAGACTTTGAACCAGGCTACTTAATTTAGCTTCCACTGTCAAAATCAGTTAGTTCATATGCACAAAGAAAAAGATACTAATTGAAAGGACACCACTCCACTCGAAAAACATATAAGCATTATACATGTATATAGCAGCACAACTTGTAATAGAGTACAACCACCACTGCTTCCAAAATTAAAATAATGATGCCTAGGATCATATGAACATGAATACCTCTTAGACTAACTAAAGTGTCGTTTTGTCTGAAAGGAAAATCCATAGCCATTAACCCGTAAAATACCATATCATGCTTCAGCATATAACAGTCGTCAATCCCAAGTTTAATTGCTCAAAGTACTTGTCATCATTTAAGTTAACATCACAAGATTCAGTAGCTAGCAATTTACAATTTTCAGCCTATGTACGAAACCTTCCAATCGGGTCAGCACAAAATATATCTAGAACTAGAATGGGGAACATCACAGATGAACCTAGGATTAACTACATCACAGAAAGGGGAGAGCAGTGGGAGCATACGACCTCCCAGGAGATGATGGCGAGCTCCCCTGGCTGCACAACCCTACTTCATTAACTTCTGAGCCGCATACCCCTGCATGATTTTAACAGAAACCGTGAGAAAGAATTGAGATGATAGATCAGAGTCAAATAATGAACACGGGAGAAGAGAAGACCCAGATTGAGGACACCATGATGGAACCACGCACACACGTACTCCCAAACTTATAGTCATGGACGCGGGAGGGAGGACATGAGTAAATGACGCACCTCCGGCCGTAGCGTAGACGCGGTCGTAGATGAAAATCAGTGTGGCGGCCGTCCTACGCATCTTGAGGTCGGGGTCAAGCACGTCGGTGCCAGATCTGGATCTCGCGCAGAGCAGTGGGGAGGTCAAACTTGCGAGGGCCACCGTCGGTTCCTCCACCGGGATCTTGAACATCGCTATCGATTTCTTGTGCAAGCTCGCGAACGCGCGTCTGCCAGAGGTGGATCACTCGCGAAGATGCGTGGCCGGTGGCTAAATTCAGCGACCCCGCGGCCTCGTGAACTGGTCCACCCCAGGACGCGGGTTGCTGCCACCGCCGAGGCCTTCCATCTTGACATATTGGGAATGGTGGCGACATGGTCGCGGTGCTCTCCTCGCAAGGGGCGGTGGCGGGGAGAAAAGGGAGGGGCGGCGTGTTGGGAGAAAGCGGTAGGGTTTGCCCGCGGGTGGGTGGATGGTTAAGCGGGGATTTTTTTTGAGAATAAGAAAAGCTGAAATTTCGTTCTCCCGCCGGTCGGGTGGCCTGTGGGAGGGACTTGCACGAAAATATTCGTTTTGGCGGACGTTGGCGCGGAAAATTTCTAATCATGCGAATGTGGTTTTATTTTTGCACACAAGTTTTATTTGCACATCAGAAAATGGGTTCTACCTGTCAGGTATGTGGCCTTGTCCTATTTCAGTTTGGTGTAGTGCAAGTGTCAGTTCAGTCGGTGCAGCTTCGCTTGCTGACCTATATTACAAGTTGGTTCCACATGTTAGATATTTACTCCTAGTCATCTTGGTCAAGTATGTGGGTCCCGTATGTTAGTACCAGGGTTAATAGGTCAATGTTTAGACACCAAGCTGAAATTGACACATGGATAGGACACATACCCAGACACGTCAGTGAAAGTTGACACATGGAAGTGACACGTAGATCGACCAGGTGAGGTGGCCATTGATCTTTTCAAGTATAATCATGAATAGCACCCCTGACCATTTAAATTGGTCGTAGTCTCCCAAAATCAAGGTCATAGACCAGTGTTATATATGTTACGACCAATTGGTGTAAGCAAGTTATGACATTCCTAACAAAAAAGGTCGtagtttttcaggttttagacccTCCCAGGTGGCCTACGACCATTTGTATCGAAATAGTCATAGATCTTTGACCAAAAAAATCATGGTCCTTAAGAAAATAGTCACTAgtcaacacatttcttgtagtgaggTCTTGTAACGACGCCTCAAAGAAGGTCCATGACGCGAATGCGTCATCGTCGTTGGCAGAGAGCGAGGTCCCGCAAAGCTTTCACCCAGACCCAAACCCAGCACCCCCAGACCAAAACCAGCACCCCCGAGCTCGAGCTAGGTCCAGACTAGAAACACAAAATCTTCCAATGACATTGTAATAGGCACACCAGCTGAAACTACGGCCATACGCCGACCTATCAAAGCCCCCCAAGGCACTAAGTGGGCCGTTAGCTACCGAACCAAGGTCGTGTATAGGCAGCCAGGTCGACGAGGTTAGAGGGTTGGGACACCAGCGAGAGATCAAAGGGTGGTCCACAATACACTACAAGTGAAGCTTTCCTCAAGTAGGGCCACCAAGAGGAGCGGTTTGAAGTGGAGGGACGAAATCCATCAGTTTGAAACGGGGGATCGTCATCGGGACGCCTTCAAAAAGGGAACGATGCCCAAAAGTGATCCCGCACCCATTGGGACCCAACTGTGAAGCAGAACTCGACCAAAAAGagatacaaattcaaatttatgCTCGTTTACAAGCACCAGAGCATTCCttgtcttactcccatcgggagcatggaTCAAGTAGCGGCAAAAAGTCAGTAAGAGCCCGACAATTTCAGCCATTTCATCCGCCAAAAAAGGGAGCTTATGGAAACTTCGAATTCTCAGACCGCGTTCGCCGCGATAACATGTGTGAATGTCGTGTTTATAAAACATGAAGGTAGGACCCCATGATCTGTTCTCTGAGACCCGGTAATCGCATTAGTTGCGCTCTATTGGAATTTTTTTTTCATATCAACGATATGATGAAAAATACCAACGGACGCGTTGGGTAGCCGAAAAAAACATAATTGGAATTCAGAACTCGATAAGCCTCCGCTAGCACATCCCAGATTCGAGTCTGGATACTTGAGTTTGAACTTTGAAGTAGGTTCACGATGGTTTTGCCCAAGAGAAATTAAGTGATTCATGATCCGTTGGATGCACCAGACTTGGTATACCAATATCCCCATGACAATATCTGTCAAGCTAATAAATTGTTAAAATCGAACAAAATTTTGGGTTTGTCATGCGTCTGAAGAATTTTGGAGACTCAACTCGAATCTACGACTCGAGTAGAGTCTTGGGGATACTGACATGGGTATGCTTTATCGAGTCAGCATCTTTTGGCATCCCTGGTTCGGATCTAGGAAGGATTATGTAAATCACATAAAGAAAGAGGACGTAGAAGCATTCTAGGCCCAAGAACCATACATGAAGAATAAGTTGAAGCCCATCAAGTAGTCTACATTAACATAGCTTATCTGTAACTGACCCAGATTGGACTCTATGATCCGAACTCTCATATAAAGGTTGGGAGGAGCCAACGGGGAGG contains:
- the LOC124695219 gene encoding ABC transporter C family member 3-like, whose product is MATRRMLTICQCWWGISHGATVSSEDLRLLLAILFWDHFNTSNLPRHHPSFSEVADLSPQLNDKMIWHGMSQRHWFFRLQQAGIRARSALVSVVYQKGLSLSSTSRQSRTSGEMINIISVDADRVGLFSWYMHDLWLVPLQVGMALFILYSTLGVASLAALAATVVVMLANVPPMQMQERFQQKLMDCKDVRMKSTSEILRNMRILKLQGWEMKFLSKIIDLRKTEESWLKKYLYTSTVATFVFWGAPTFVAVVTFGACMLVGIPLESGKVLSALATFRVLQEPIYNLPDTISMMIQTKVSLDRIASFLCLEELPTDAVQRLPSGNSDIAIEVSNGSFSWDASAEVPTLKDLNFQARQGMRVAVCGTVGSGKSSLLSCILGEMPKLSGEVKTCGTMAYVSQSAWIQSGKIQDNILFGKEMDTEKYDTILESCSLKKDLEILPFGDKTVIGERGINLSGGQKQRIQIARALYQDADIYLFDDPFSAVDAHTGSHLFKECLLGVLGSKTVVYVTHQIEFLPAADLILVMNGGRIAQAGKYNEILGSGEDTVDGKKLDCSTVHFDLKSESLLVNLRDHQYPICKVAL